A single genomic interval of Salmo trutta chromosome 13, fSalTru1.1, whole genome shotgun sequence harbors:
- the LOC115205008 gene encoding extensin-3-like: MSQQSISPHICSLSPYHPSHVPTLSSRPTCPLSHHAPRPHSLITPHVPTLPSRPTSPLSHHAPRPHSPITPHVPTLPSRPTSPLSHHAPRPHSPITPHVPTLPSRPTSPLSHHAPRAHSPITPHVPTLPSRPTSPLSHHAPRPHTPITPHVPTLPSRPTSPLSHHAPRAHSPITPHVPTLPSRPTSPLSHHAPRAHSPITPHVPTLPSRPTSPLSHHAPRPHSPITPHVPTLPSRPTSPLSHHAPRPHSPITPHGTTLLPSRPTSPLSHHAPRPHSPITPHVPTLPSRPTAPLFSHHAPRPHSPITPHVPTLPSRPTSPLSHHAPRPHSPITPHVPTLPSRPTSPLSHHAPRPHSPITPHVPTLPSRPTSPLSHHAPRPHSPVTPHVPTLPSRPTSPLSHHAPRHHSSPITPHVPTLPSRPTCPLSHHAPRHHSSPITPHVPTLLPSRHTTNAKPPPLTPTPASLAPAKDMTSLIML, encoded by the coding sequence ATGTCCCAGCAATCCATCAGTCCCCACATCTGTTCACTGTCACCCTATCATCCGTCACACGTCCCCACTCTCTCATCACGCCCCACGTGCCCACTCTCCCATCACGCCCCACGTCCCCACTCTCTCATCACGCCCCACGTCCCCACTCTCCCATCACGCCCCACGTCCCCACTCTCCCATCACGCCCCACGTCCCCACTCTCCCATCACGCCCCACGTCCCCACTCTCCCATCACGCCCCACGTCCCCACTCTCCCATCACGCCCCACGTCCCCACTCTCCCATCACGCCCCACGTCCCCACTCTCCCATCACGCCCCACGTCCCCACTCTCCCATCACGCCCCACGTGCCCACTCTCCCATCACGCCCCACGTCCCCACTCTCCCATCACGCCCCACGTCCCCACTCTCCCATCACGCCCCACGTCCCCACACTCCCATCACGCCCCACGTCCCCACTCTCCCATCACGCCCCACGTCCCCACTCTCCCATCACGCCCCACGTGCCCACTCTCCCATCACGCCCCACGTCCCCACTCTCCCATCACGCCCCACGTCCCCACTCTCCCATCACGCCCCACGTGCCCACTCTCCCATCACGCCCCACGTCCCCACTCTCCCATCACGCCCCACGTCCCCACTCTCCCATCACGCCCCACGTCCCCACTCTCCCATCACGCCCCACGTCCCCACTCTCCCATCACGCCCCACGTCCCCACTCTCCCATCACGCCCCACGTCCCCACTCTCCCATCACGCCCCACGGCACCACTCTTCTCCCATCACGCCCCACGTCCCCACTCTCCCATCACGCCCCACGTCCCCACTCTCCCATCACGCCCCACGTCCCCACTCTCCCATCACGCCCCACGGCACCACTCTTCTCCCATCACGCCCCACGTCCCCACTCTCCCATCACGCCCCACGTGCCCACTCTCCCATCACGCCCCACGTCCCCACTCTCCCATCACGCCCCACGTCCCCACTCTCCCATCACGCCCCACGTCCCCACTCTCCCATCACGCCCCACGTCCCCACTCTCCCATCACGCCCCACGTCCCCACTCTCCCATCACGCCCCACGTCCCCACTCTCCCATCACGCCCCACGTCCCCACTCTCCCATCACGCCCCACGTCCCCACTCTCCCGTCACGCCCCACGTCCCCACTCTCCCGTCACGCCCCACGTCCCCACTCTCCCATCACGCCCCACGGCACCACTCTTCTCCCATCACGCCCCACGTCCCCACTCTCCCATCACGCCCCACGTGCCCACTCTCCCATCACGCCCCACGTCACCACTCTTCTCCCATCACGCCCCACGTCCCCACTCTTCTCCCATCACGCCACACCACAAACGCAAAGCCACCGCCTCTCACCCCAACCCCTGCCTCCCTCGCTCCTGCCAAAGACATGACCAGCCTGATTATGCTGTAG